A portion of the Oscillospiraceae bacterium genome contains these proteins:
- a CDS encoding SDR family oxidoreductase has translation MGFLTGKTALITGAGRAVLQDGSCGSIGYGIATAYAKEGANLVITGRNVKKLEEAKQELESKYGIKVLPVQADVCADGDNEATVQNVVKQAVDAFGGIQVLINNAQASASGVSLAEHTTEQFDLALYSGLYAAFYYMKACYPYLKESHGSVINFASGAGLFGNYGQCAYAAAKEGIRGLSRVAATEWGPDDINVNVVCPLAWTAKLEQFQQAYPEAFKANVKMPPMGHYGNAELEIGRVCVQLAMPDFKFMSGETLTLEGGMGQRP, from the coding sequence ATGGGCTTTTTAACGGGTAAGACCGCACTCATCACCGGTGCAGGGCGCGCAGTCCTGCAGGATGGCAGCTGCGGTTCCATTGGATACGGCATTGCTACGGCCTACGCAAAAGAGGGTGCAAACCTTGTGATCACCGGCCGCAATGTGAAAAAACTGGAAGAGGCCAAGCAGGAGCTGGAGAGCAAGTACGGCATCAAGGTGCTGCCGGTGCAGGCCGATGTGTGCGCCGACGGCGACAACGAAGCCACCGTGCAGAATGTAGTGAAGCAGGCCGTTGACGCCTTTGGCGGCATTCAGGTTCTGATCAACAACGCACAGGCCTCGGCTTCCGGCGTCTCACTGGCCGAGCACACCACCGAGCAGTTCGACCTGGCCCTGTATTCGGGCCTGTACGCAGCCTTTTATTATATGAAGGCCTGCTACCCCTACCTGAAGGAGTCCCACGGCAGCGTGATCAACTTTGCCTCCGGTGCCGGCCTGTTCGGCAACTACGGCCAGTGCGCCTACGCTGCCGCCAAGGAGGGCATCCGCGGCCTGTCCCGCGTGGCCGCCACCGAGTGGGGCCCGGATGACATCAACGTCAACGTTGTCTGCCCGCTGGCCTGGACCGCCAAGCTGGAGCAGTTCCAGCAGGCTTACCCGGAGGCCTTCAAGGCCAACGTCAAAATGCCGCCCATGGGCCACTACGGCAACGCCGAACTGGAGATCGGCCGCGTGTGCGTCCAGCTGGCCATGCCGGACTTCAAGTTCATGTCCGGCGAGACCCTCACGCTGGAGGGCGGCATGGGTCAGCGCCCGTAA
- a CDS encoding ATP-binding protein, translating into MKLKEWNARLHGLVIFRTLLEDPVLAKLLDLTDRMEAGGRGMGPVCDAVAQFEAALFERTTDWSQYLSTAVLEAETVCVRQAAAGTLPPVLQTALDNELAFLQQLCGLTLDALLDAAEVPAEELAFLPRWETADLDLPAAYAQRMSEVGKKGYGMFAKHHVFTVENGKLVPVKYPDPQRLSELPGYEKEREKVIANTRALLAGMPANNVLLYGDAGTGKSSSVKAIANEFAPEGLRLVEVKKNQLYQIPDLMDKLAANPLKFILFIDDLSFTANDDNFAALKAILEGSVGGRARNIAVYATSNRRHLIKETLTDRTGDDIHEADTRQELMSLSARFGLTVTFQRPEKARFETILEELARQHRIQMPMDQLLVKAEAFAIRAGGRSPRVAKQFIEQCEAGVQK; encoded by the coding sequence ATGAAACTGAAAGAATGGAACGCCCGGCTCCACGGGCTGGTAATCTTCCGCACCCTGCTGGAGGACCCGGTGCTGGCTAAACTGCTGGACCTGACCGACCGTATGGAGGCCGGGGGCCGGGGCATGGGTCCGGTGTGTGACGCCGTGGCCCAGTTTGAAGCAGCACTGTTTGAGCGCACCACAGATTGGAGCCAGTACCTGAGCACCGCTGTGCTGGAGGCCGAGACGGTCTGCGTGCGGCAGGCCGCTGCCGGTACCCTGCCCCCTGTTCTGCAGACTGCACTGGACAACGAGCTGGCCTTCCTGCAGCAGCTGTGCGGCCTGACACTGGATGCCCTGCTGGACGCGGCAGAGGTCCCGGCCGAAGAGCTGGCCTTCCTGCCCCGGTGGGAGACGGCCGACCTTGACCTGCCCGCCGCCTATGCCCAGCGCATGAGCGAGGTGGGCAAGAAGGGCTACGGCATGTTTGCCAAGCACCATGTATTTACCGTAGAAAACGGCAAGCTGGTGCCGGTGAAGTACCCCGACCCCCAGCGTCTTTCCGAGCTGCCGGGCTACGAAAAGGAGCGGGAAAAGGTGATCGCCAACACCCGTGCCCTGCTGGCCGGGATGCCCGCCAACAATGTGCTGCTGTACGGCGACGCCGGCACCGGCAAGTCCAGCTCGGTCAAGGCCATCGCCAACGAGTTTGCCCCGGAGGGCCTGCGGCTGGTGGAAGTGAAAAAGAACCAGCTGTACCAGATCCCCGACCTGATGGACAAGCTGGCCGCCAACCCCCTCAAGTTTATCCTGTTCATCGACGACCTGAGCTTTACCGCCAACGACGACAACTTTGCCGCCCTCAAGGCCATTCTGGAGGGCAGCGTGGGCGGCCGTGCCCGCAACATCGCGGTGTACGCCACCTCCAACCGCCGCCACCTCATCAAGGAGACCCTGACCGACCGCACCGGCGACGACATCCACGAAGCCGACACCCGGCAGGAGCTCATGAGCCTTTCGGCCCGGTTCGGCCTGACCGTGACCTTCCAGCGGCCGGAGAAGGCCCGGTTCGAGACCATCCTGGAGGAGCTGGCCCGGCAGCACCGTATCCAGATGCCCATGGACCAGCTGCTGGTCAAGGCCGAGGCTTTTGCCATCCGCGCCGGCGGCCGCAGCCCCCGCGTGGCCAAGCAGTTCATCGAGCAGTGTGAGGCCGGTGTGCAGAAGTAA
- the ilvN gene encoding acetolactate synthase small subunit — MESSQRRVISLLVDNQSGVLARVSNLFCRRGFNIDTLTVSATNDPAVSRITLTITSDDRALKQLILQTERLEVTRQVFVLDKDKTLQRELLLLKVASDVHNRAELREIANIYKAKIIDLSPDSMVFELIGKPDKIDAFLKMFEDYEILEQCRTGVTALERGGMHQHMQKPPQEVRAAQFPLPGTHCPERT, encoded by the coding sequence ATGGAATCCAGTCAGCGCAGGGTCATCAGCCTGCTGGTGGACAACCAGAGCGGCGTTCTGGCCCGGGTGTCCAACCTGTTCTGCCGCCGCGGCTTCAACATCGACACCCTGACCGTTTCGGCCACCAACGACCCGGCCGTCAGCCGCATCACCCTGACCATCACCAGTGACGACCGGGCCCTGAAGCAGCTCATCCTCCAGACTGAGCGTCTGGAAGTGACCCGGCAGGTGTTCGTGCTGGACAAGGACAAGACCCTCCAGCGGGAACTGCTGCTGCTCAAGGTGGCGTCCGACGTGCACAACCGCGCCGAGCTGCGGGAGATCGCCAACATTTACAAGGCCAAGATCATTGACCTGTCGCCGGACAGCATGGTGTTTGAACTGATCGGCAAGCCGGACAAGATCGACGCCTTCCTGAAGATGTTTGAGGACTACGAGATCCTGGAACAGTGCCGCACCGGCGTCACGGCGCTGGAACGCGGCGGAATGCACCAGCATATGCAAAAGCCGCCGCAGGAAGTGCGCGCGGCCCAGTTCCCTCTGCCGGGCACCCATTGCCCGGAACGCACCTGA
- the tsaB gene encoding tRNA (adenosine(37)-N6)-threonylcarbamoyltransferase complex dimerization subunit type 1 TsaB, which yields MNILAVDTAGKTAGVALLQDDRLLYEVYLDAGMTHSETLMPMIDTCLKTCGMTCADIDLYGVNAGPGSFTGLRIGLAAVKGLAFPRETLCAPVSTLEALAAAHTGEGTVLCALDARRAQVYSAAFDLATHQRLLEDDACAVADLAQFVENCKKPLFFVGDGASLCYNKYGSVPGVLETPPALRGGRAAAVALVAKQMAEAGQAVLPEALLPDYHRLSQAERERAERLAAEAAAKA from the coding sequence ATGAACATTCTGGCCGTGGACACCGCCGGAAAGACGGCGGGCGTGGCCCTGCTGCAGGATGACCGCCTGCTGTACGAGGTCTATCTGGACGCGGGCATGACCCACAGCGAGACGCTGATGCCGATGATCGACACCTGCCTGAAAACCTGCGGCATGACCTGCGCCGACATCGACCTGTATGGCGTGAACGCCGGCCCCGGCAGCTTTACCGGCCTGCGCATCGGTCTGGCCGCTGTCAAAGGCCTGGCCTTCCCCCGGGAGACGCTGTGCGCGCCGGTTTCCACGCTGGAAGCACTGGCAGCGGCCCACACCGGCGAGGGCACGGTGCTCTGTGCACTGGATGCCCGCCGCGCGCAGGTGTACAGCGCTGCGTTTGATCTGGCCACCCACCAGCGCCTGCTGGAGGACGATGCCTGCGCCGTGGCGGACCTTGCCCAATTTGTAGAAAATTGCAAAAAACCCCTGTTTTTTGTTGGTGATGGCGCATCTCTGTGCTATAATAAATACGGCAGTGTGCCGGGTGTGCTCGAAACGCCCCCGGCCCTGCGGGGCGGCCGGGCCGCTGCCGTGGCACTGGTGGCCAAGCAGATGGCCGAAGCCGGACAGGCAGTTCTGCCGGAGGCTCTGCTGCCGGATTACCACCGCCTGAGCCAGGCCGAGCGGGAGCGCGCCGAGCGCCTTGCCGCCGAGGCTGCCGCAAAAGCATAA
- the ilvB gene encoding biosynthetic-type acetolactate synthase large subunit — MQLNGSQIFVEVLCEQGVDTIFGYPGGAVLNLYDELYKNAHRITHVLTAHEQGASHAADGYARATGRTGVVLATSGPGATNLVTGIATAYMDSVPLVAFTGNVATPGIGKDCFQEAYIEGITMPITKHNFTVRRVEDLADTMRAAFRIAQSGRKGPVLVDIPKDVTAAVCEFEAKQPEPIRTVTTFDAEQVRWAADLINAAQRPLVYFGGGVRSAASCQPLRDLLHKAEIPATYTLMAAGVVPYGDPMNIGMLGMHGCYTSNRAVADCDVLIAVGTRFSDRVALKPKTFAKNATIIQIDIDPSELGKNVEVDLSIVGDAAYVLQAMLPQIKEAKHPDWMKMIHEWQAQDYHPVSDPTRLMPHQVIGEVCNQCGPEAVYVTDVGQHQMWAAQYLRHAKSRGFITSGGLGTMGFGYGAAIGAQMALGRDQRVVMFTGDGSFHMNLNEACTAVSYELPIITVIFNNSVLGMVRQWQTTFYGKRYSQTDPHRHTDFVKLAEGFGLKGYRCTNLPEFQQTFAEALQRKGPTWIECIIDKDEKVLPMIPGGGDINDIIME; from the coding sequence ATGCAGTTGAACGGTTCTCAGATTTTTGTGGAGGTTCTTTGTGAGCAGGGCGTGGATACCATTTTTGGTTATCCCGGCGGTGCAGTGCTGAATCTTTACGATGAGCTGTATAAGAATGCCCACCGCATCACCCATGTGCTCACGGCACACGAGCAGGGAGCCTCCCATGCAGCAGACGGCTACGCCCGGGCCACCGGCCGCACCGGCGTGGTGCTGGCCACCAGCGGCCCGGGTGCCACCAACCTGGTCACGGGCATCGCCACCGCTTATATGGACTCGGTGCCTCTGGTGGCCTTTACCGGCAACGTAGCCACCCCGGGCATCGGCAAGGACTGCTTTCAGGAAGCCTACATTGAGGGCATCACGATGCCTATCACCAAGCACAACTTCACGGTGCGCCGGGTCGAGGATCTGGCCGACACCATGCGCGCAGCCTTCCGCATTGCACAGAGCGGCCGCAAGGGCCCGGTGCTGGTGGACATCCCCAAGGATGTGACCGCTGCCGTGTGCGAATTTGAAGCCAAGCAGCCGGAGCCCATCCGCACGGTGACCACTTTTGACGCGGAACAGGTGCGCTGGGCAGCCGACCTGATCAACGCGGCACAGCGCCCGCTGGTGTACTTTGGCGGCGGCGTGCGCAGCGCGGCCTCCTGCCAGCCGCTGCGGGATCTGCTGCACAAGGCCGAGATCCCGGCCACCTACACCCTGATGGCGGCCGGTGTGGTGCCTTACGGCGACCCCATGAACATCGGCATGCTGGGCATGCACGGCTGTTACACCTCCAACCGGGCCGTGGCCGACTGTGACGTGCTGATCGCGGTGGGTACCCGCTTCTCGGACCGTGTGGCGCTGAAACCCAAGACCTTTGCCAAGAATGCCACCATCATCCAGATCGACATCGACCCCAGCGAGCTGGGCAAGAATGTGGAAGTGGACCTGTCCATCGTGGGCGATGCCGCCTATGTGCTGCAGGCCATGCTGCCGCAGATCAAAGAGGCAAAGCACCCCGACTGGATGAAGATGATCCACGAGTGGCAGGCACAGGATTACCACCCGGTGTCCGACCCCACCCGCCTGATGCCCCATCAGGTCATCGGTGAGGTGTGCAACCAGTGCGGCCCGGAGGCCGTATACGTCACCGATGTGGGCCAGCACCAGATGTGGGCGGCCCAGTACCTGCGCCACGCCAAGAGCCGCGGTTTCATCACCAGCGGCGGCCTGGGCACCATGGGCTTTGGCTACGGTGCCGCAATCGGTGCCCAGATGGCCCTTGGCCGGGACCAGCGTGTGGTCATGTTCACCGGTGACGGTTCCTTCCATATGAACCTGAACGAGGCCTGCACCGCCGTCAGCTACGAGCTGCCCATCATCACGGTCATCTTCAACAATTCCGTGCTGGGTATGGTGCGCCAGTGGCAGACCACCTTCTACGGCAAGCGCTACAGCCAGACCGATCCCCACCGTCACACCGACTTCGTCAAGCTGGCCGAGGGCTTTGGCCTGAAGGGCTACCGCTGCACCAACCTGCCGGAGTTCCAGCAGACATTTGCCGAGGCGCTCCAGCGCAAAGGCCCCACCTGGATCGAGTGCATCATCGACAAGGACGAAAAGGTCCTGCCCATGATCCCCGGCGGCGGTGACATCAACGATATCATCATGGAATAA
- the ilvD gene encoding dihydroxy-acid dehydratase, with protein sequence MRSDNVTKGSERAPNRSLFYALGYTPEELERPLIGVVSAHSEIVPGHMNLDKIADAVKAGIEMAGGTPILIPAIGVCDGIAMGHVGMKYSLASRELICDSVETMLMAHQLDGLVLVPNCDKIVPGMVMAAVRMDVPAVVCSGGPMLAGTYGGEEVSLSKMFEAVGAYKAGMITDDQLEDCTCNCCPSCGSCSGMYTANSMNCLCEAIGIALPGNGTIPAVYSKRLQLAKHAGMAIMDMVKKGITARQIINERSIRNALTCDMALGCSTNTVLHLLAIAYEAGVPIDLKLFNEISAKTPNLCHLAPAGPTHMPDLYAAGGIPAVQAELAKKGLLDLDVPTVTGKTLGENIKGAHILNEKAIRPIDNPYSQTGGLQILWGNIAPDGCVVKRSAVAPEMQQHSGPARVFNSEETAIAAIYAGQIVPGDVVVIRYEGPKGGPGMREMLNPTSALAGMKLDKTVALITDGRFSGASRGAAIGHVSPEAASGGPIGLIEEGDIINIDIPNAKITLEVSDEVLAERKAKYVAPEPNIKTGWLSRYARMVTSANLGAVLK encoded by the coding sequence ATGAGAAGTGACAACGTGACCAAGGGTTCGGAGCGTGCGCCGAACCGCAGCCTGTTTTATGCACTGGGTTACACCCCGGAAGAGCTGGAGCGTCCGCTCATCGGCGTGGTGAGCGCCCACAGTGAGATCGTGCCCGGCCATATGAATCTGGATAAGATCGCCGATGCCGTCAAGGCCGGTATCGAGATGGCGGGCGGTACCCCCATCCTGATCCCGGCCATCGGCGTGTGCGACGGCATCGCCATGGGCCATGTGGGCATGAAGTATTCCCTGGCTTCCCGTGAGCTGATCTGCGACAGCGTGGAGACCATGCTCATGGCCCATCAGCTGGACGGCCTGGTGCTGGTGCCCAACTGCGACAAGATCGTGCCCGGCATGGTCATGGCCGCCGTCCGTATGGACGTGCCCGCTGTGGTCTGCTCCGGCGGCCCGATGCTGGCCGGTACCTACGGCGGCGAGGAAGTCAGTCTGTCCAAGATGTTTGAGGCCGTGGGTGCTTACAAGGCCGGTATGATCACCGATGATCAGCTGGAGGACTGCACCTGCAACTGCTGCCCCAGCTGCGGCAGCTGCTCCGGCATGTACACCGCCAACAGCATGAACTGCCTGTGCGAGGCCATCGGCATCGCACTGCCCGGCAACGGCACCATTCCCGCTGTGTATTCCAAGCGCCTGCAGCTGGCCAAGCACGCCGGTATGGCCATCATGGACATGGTGAAGAAGGGCATCACCGCCCGCCAGATCATCAACGAGCGCTCCATCCGCAACGCACTGACCTGCGACATGGCGCTGGGCTGCTCCACCAACACCGTGCTGCACCTGCTGGCCATCGCTTACGAGGCCGGTGTGCCCATCGACCTGAAGCTGTTCAATGAGATCAGCGCCAAGACCCCCAACCTGTGCCATCTGGCCCCGGCCGGTCCCACCCACATGCCGGATCTGTACGCCGCAGGCGGCATCCCCGCCGTGCAGGCCGAGCTGGCCAAGAAGGGCCTGCTGGATCTGGATGTGCCCACCGTCACCGGCAAGACCCTGGGCGAGAACATCAAGGGTGCCCATATCCTGAACGAAAAGGCCATCCGTCCCATCGACAACCCCTACTCCCAGACCGGCGGTCTGCAGATCCTGTGGGGCAACATCGCACCGGACGGCTGCGTGGTCAAGCGCAGTGCCGTGGCACCGGAGATGCAGCAGCACTCCGGCCCGGCCCGTGTATTCAACAGCGAGGAGACCGCCATTGCGGCCATCTACGCCGGTCAGATCGTCCCGGGCGATGTGGTGGTCATCCGCTACGAAGGCCCCAAGGGCGGCCCCGGCATGCGTGAGATGCTGAACCCCACTTCCGCTCTGGCCGGTATGAAGCTGGACAAGACCGTGGCCCTGATCACCGACGGCCGCTTCTCCGGTGCAAGCCGTGGTGCTGCCATCGGCCACGTCAGCCCGGAAGCTGCTTCCGGCGGCCCCATCGGCCTGATCGAAGAGGGCGATATCATCAACATTGATATTCCCAACGCCAAGATCACGCTGGAGGTGTCCGACGAGGTGCTGGCCGAGCGCAAGGCAAAGTATGTGGCTCCGGAACCCAACATCAAGACCGGCTGGCTGAGCCGCTATGCCCGCATGGTCACCAGTGCAAACCTGGGCGCCGTGCTGAAGTAA
- a CDS encoding FtsW/RodA/SpoVE family cell cycle protein has translation MESIRQYWKRTDKVYLLLCIFSSTMAVLALASWAAKQGNGFATDAVTGQITGIGDYRRALVQAGAAGIGLAIALLLSCIDYRSLVKVWPVHVVLTWGLVLPTLFIRNVSVGPLTIGYNAGDTDNYSWYKLGGFTFQPTELAKISFILTFAMHLNNVRSHINEPKELAKLLLHLLVPIAIIHVQGDDGTAIIYGIIGCSMMFAAGLSWKYILGAAAAAGAAVAAAFAFFSDKIGKGYQWYRILAVIDPENTTGWAPSEAVWKNIIYQQQRGEIAIGSGGIFGNGLFGGRYYSVPNAHNDFILSWIGNSAGFVGCCVVLGVLFALVVKTFATGARSEDLLGSYICAGIGGALMAQIAVNVGMNLRLLPVIGVTLPFYSAGGSSVLMLYICVGLVLSVYSHNTKSLFG, from the coding sequence TTGGAAAGCATTCGACAATATTGGAAACGGACTGACAAGGTCTACCTGCTGCTGTGCATCTTCAGCAGCACCATGGCGGTGCTGGCACTGGCGTCCTGGGCCGCCAAACAGGGCAACGGGTTTGCCACCGACGCGGTCACCGGCCAGATCACCGGCATCGGCGACTACCGCCGTGCGCTGGTGCAGGCCGGTGCGGCCGGCATCGGTCTGGCCATTGCTCTGCTGCTGTCCTGCATCGACTACCGCAGCCTTGTCAAGGTGTGGCCGGTGCATGTGGTGCTGACCTGGGGCCTGGTTCTGCCCACCCTGTTCATCCGCAACGTTTCGGTCGGCCCGCTCACCATCGGCTACAACGCCGGTGATACCGACAACTACTCCTGGTACAAGCTGGGCGGCTTTACCTTCCAGCCCACAGAGCTGGCCAAGATCAGCTTCATCCTCACCTTTGCCATGCATCTGAACAACGTGCGCAGCCACATCAACGAGCCGAAAGAGCTGGCCAAGCTGCTGCTGCACCTGCTGGTGCCCATTGCCATCATCCATGTGCAGGGCGACGACGGCACCGCCATCATCTACGGCATCATTGGCTGCAGCATGATGTTTGCGGCAGGCCTGAGCTGGAAGTATATCCTGGGTGCCGCCGCAGCAGCCGGTGCAGCGGTAGCGGCGGCCTTCGCCTTTTTCAGCGACAAGATCGGCAAGGGCTACCAGTGGTACCGCATCCTGGCCGTTATTGACCCGGAGAACACCACCGGCTGGGCCCCCAGCGAAGCGGTGTGGAAGAACATCATCTACCAGCAGCAGCGCGGAGAGATCGCCATCGGCTCCGGCGGCATCTTCGGCAACGGGCTGTTCGGCGGCCGGTACTACAGTGTACCAAATGCCCACAACGACTTTATCCTGAGCTGGATCGGCAACTCTGCCGGTTTTGTGGGCTGCTGCGTGGTGCTGGGTGTGTTGTTTGCGCTGGTGGTCAAGACCTTTGCCACCGGTGCCCGCAGCGAAGACCTGCTGGGCAGCTACATCTGTGCCGGCATCGGCGGTGCCCTGATGGCTCAGATCGCGGTGAACGTGGGCATGAACCTGCGCCTGCTGCCGGTCATCGGCGTCACGCTGCCCTTCTACTCCGCCGGCGGCAGTTCGGTGCTGATGCTGTACATCTGCGTCGGACTGGTGCTCTCGGTCTACAGTCACAACACCAAAAGCCTGTTCGGCTGA
- the tsaE gene encoding tRNA (adenosine(37)-N6)-threonylcarbamoyltransferase complex ATPase subunit type 1 TsaE has product MAEYITHSRAETVALGKRMAAVLQPGALIAFTGGLGAGKTAFTEGLAEGLGCTDPVSSPTFAIVNYYRGPRPLAHFDLYRISTENDLCAAGFYDYLDQGAIVAAEWSENFADLLALEQPIHVNIERVDENTRKITIEGVEV; this is encoded by the coding sequence ATGGCAGAATACATCACCCATTCCCGCGCCGAGACGGTGGCGCTGGGCAAGCGCATGGCGGCTGTGCTGCAGCCCGGGGCACTCATTGCCTTTACCGGGGGGCTGGGCGCAGGCAAAACGGCCTTTACCGAGGGTCTGGCCGAGGGCCTGGGCTGCACCGACCCGGTGAGCAGCCCCACCTTTGCCATCGTGAACTATTACCGCGGGCCGCGGCCGCTGGCCCACTTTGATCTGTACCGCATTTCCACCGAGAACGATCTGTGCGCGGCCGGGTTCTATGACTATCTGGATCAGGGGGCCATCGTGGCGGCAGAGTGGAGCGAGAATTTTGCCGACCTGCTGGCACTGGAACAGCCGATCCATGTGAACATTGAGCGGGTGGATGAGAATACCCGCAAGATCACCATCGAGGGGGTAGAGGTATGA
- the ilvC gene encoding ketol-acid reductoisomerase has translation MAIKKYYDSDCNLGVLDGKTVAVIGFGSQGHAHSENLAESGVNVVVGLRKGSAHWAKASEFAATHDNFKVMEVEEAAKAGDVVMMLVPDELCADIYNKQVAPYMTEGKALAFAHGFNIHFKTITAPKNVDVIMIAPKGPGHIVRRLYTEGEGCPSLICVEQDYTGKAKDIALAYASGIGAGRAGILQTTFKEETETDLFGEQAVLCGGVSELIHAGFDTLVEAGYEPEMAYFETCHEMKLIVDLINEGGFSKMRYSISNTAEYGDYRTGKRLITAETRKEMKKVLTEIQDGTFASEFLTEMNPNGGRKVHFLAKRRMEAELPIEKVGAELRSMMSWLKK, from the coding sequence ATGGCTATCAAGAAATACTACGATTCCGACTGCAACCTCGGCGTGCTGGACGGCAAGACCGTCGCGGTCATCGGCTTTGGCAGTCAGGGCCATGCACACTCCGAGAACCTGGCCGAGAGCGGCGTCAACGTCGTCGTCGGCCTGCGCAAGGGTTCTGCTCACTGGGCAAAGGCTTCCGAGTTCGCTGCCACCCACGACAACTTCAAGGTCATGGAAGTGGAAGAGGCTGCCAAGGCCGGCGATGTGGTCATGATGCTGGTTCCCGATGAGCTGTGCGCCGACATCTACAACAAGCAGGTTGCTCCTTATATGACCGAGGGCAAGGCTCTGGCCTTTGCACACGGCTTCAACATCCACTTCAAGACCATCACCGCTCCCAAGAACGTGGACGTCATCATGATCGCTCCCAAGGGCCCCGGCCACATCGTGCGCCGCCTGTACACCGAGGGCGAGGGCTGCCCCTCTCTGATCTGCGTGGAGCAGGACTACACCGGTAAGGCCAAGGACATCGCTCTGGCATACGCTTCCGGCATCGGCGCAGGCCGTGCAGGCATCCTGCAGACCACCTTCAAGGAGGAGACCGAGACCGACCTGTTCGGCGAGCAGGCCGTGCTGTGCGGCGGCGTTTCCGAGCTGATCCACGCTGGTTTCGACACCCTGGTGGAGGCTGGTTACGAGCCCGAGATGGCTTACTTTGAGACCTGCCACGAGATGAAGCTGATCGTTGACCTGATCAACGAGGGCGGCTTCTCCAAGATGCGTTACTCCATCTCCAACACCGCAGAGTACGGCGACTACCGCACCGGCAAGCGCCTGATCACCGCCGAGACCCGCAAGGAGATGAAGAAGGTCCTGACCGAGATCCAGGACGGCACCTTCGCTTCCGAGTTCCTGACCGAGATGAACCCCAACGGCGGCCGCAAGGTCCACTTCCTGGCAAAGCGCCGCATGGAAGCCGAGCTGCCCATCGAGAAGGTCGGCGCAGAGCTGCGCAGCATGATGAGCTGGTTGAAGAAGTAA
- a CDS encoding sugar transferase gives MATLRVHDSTEYWKKTDLMVKPASYPMAVGYDVPSVDTIRRPLTLDLSEVSHEDRVYWAVRRAQDILLSSLALVALSPLLLITYAAIWIDSPGASPIFTQQRVGRNGKLFKMYKFRTMCPDAEQKLKDLMEHNEKDGPVFKMKNDPRITRVGKFLRKTSIDELPQLFNVLKGEMSIVGPRPALPHEVTQYTAYEWQRLYVTPGLSCYWQIAPHRDQLSFEEWMDLDIKYVHERSFQVDWKIIFRTFRSMLFGHGE, from the coding sequence ATGGCAACTCTGCGGGTTCATGATTCAACGGAATATTGGAAGAAAACAGATCTGATGGTAAAACCGGCCTCCTACCCCATGGCGGTCGGGTATGACGTTCCCAGCGTCGACACGATCCGTCGGCCTCTGACGCTGGATCTTTCCGAAGTCTCCCACGAGGATCGGGTCTACTGGGCGGTGCGCCGGGCACAGGATATTCTTTTGTCCTCGCTGGCGCTGGTGGCGCTTTCGCCTCTGCTGCTGATCACCTATGCGGCCATCTGGATCGACAGCCCCGGTGCCAGCCCCATTTTCACCCAGCAGCGGGTAGGACGCAACGGCAAGCTGTTCAAGATGTACAAGTTCCGCACCATGTGCCCGGACGCAGAACAGAAGCTCAAGGACCTGATGGAGCACAATGAGAAGGACGGCCCTGTGTTCAAGATGAAGAACGACCCCCGCATCACCCGGGTGGGCAAGTTCCTGCGCAAGACCAGCATCGACGAGCTGCCCCAGCTCTTCAACGTGCTGAAGGGCGAAATGAGCATCGTCGGCCCGCGCCCGGCACTGCCCCATGAGGTCACACAGTATACCGCCTATGAGTGGCAGCGGCTGTATGTGACCCCCGGCCTGAGCTGCTACTGGCAGATCGCACCCCATCGCGACCAGCTGAGCTTTGAAGAGTGGATGGACCTGGACATCAAGTACGTCCACGAGCGCAGCTTCCAGGTGGACTGGAAGATCATCTTCCGCACCTTCCGCTCCATGCTGTTTGGTCATGGCGAATAA